In Trichocoleus desertorum NBK24, the following are encoded in one genomic region:
- a CDS encoding alpha-E domain-containing protein, which translates to MLSRVADSIYWLNRYVERAENVARFIEVNLNLLLDSPAGVTQQWEPLILTTGDLPLFQQRYGEATADNVMRFLTFDRHYPNSILSCLSAARENARSVREVISSEMWQQLNAFYFMVKEAAETDSLPEWQDFFAEVKMSSHLFVGIMDATMTHGEGWHFGQIGRLLERADKTARILDVKYFILLPSAKDVGTTLDELQWMALLKSASAYEMYRKRQRHRINPTAVAEFLVLDREFPRSIQFCVLQAERSLHRITGTPTGTWSNPAERAVGRLRSELGYLTIDDIIEAGLHEFLDKIQRQLNDIGEKVFSTFVAVNPV; encoded by the coding sequence ATGCTCAGTCGAGTTGCAGATTCAATTTATTGGTTGAATCGGTATGTAGAACGGGCCGAGAATGTGGCTCGTTTCATTGAAGTGAATCTAAATTTATTGCTAGATTCTCCCGCTGGAGTAACTCAGCAGTGGGAACCCCTGATTCTCACGACAGGCGACTTGCCTTTGTTTCAGCAGCGCTATGGCGAGGCGACAGCAGACAATGTAATGCGGTTTCTCACCTTCGATCGCCACTACCCAAATTCCATTCTCTCCTGTCTGTCGGCGGCGCGAGAGAATGCCCGTTCTGTGCGAGAGGTGATCTCCTCGGAGATGTGGCAGCAGCTCAATGCCTTCTACTTTATGGTGAAAGAGGCGGCTGAGACTGATTCGCTACCAGAGTGGCAAGACTTCTTTGCTGAGGTGAAAATGTCGAGTCACTTGTTCGTAGGCATCATGGATGCCACGATGACCCACGGCGAAGGCTGGCACTTTGGGCAGATTGGCCGCTTGCTAGAAAGAGCTGACAAAACGGCGCGGATTCTGGATGTGAAATACTTTATCCTGCTTCCCTCCGCCAAAGATGTGGGCACCACCCTGGATGAGTTGCAATGGATGGCGTTGCTCAAGTCGGCTAGCGCTTATGAAATGTACCGTAAGCGGCAGCGGCACCGAATTAACCCCACTGCCGTAGCGGAGTTTCTGGTTCTCGATCGCGAATTTCCCCGCTCGATCCAGTTTTGTGTGCTGCAAGCGGAGCGATCGCTGCATCGAATCACAGGTACGCCGACCGGAACTTGGAGCAATCCTGCCGAGCGGGCGGTGGGGCGACTACGCTCCGAGCTTGGCTACCTAACGATTGACGACATCATTGAAGCAGGATTACATGAGTTTTTAGATAAAATTCAGCGGCAACTGAATGACATTGGCGAAAAGGTCTTTTCCACCTTTGTTGCAGTCAATCCTGTGTAG